The proteins below come from a single Acidobacteriota bacterium genomic window:
- a CDS encoding cysteine synthase family protein: MHILETIGNTPLVELRHLNPRKNRVRIMAKLEGHNPGGSIKDRAALYMIRAAEKAGRPAGSQTLLEATSGNTGIALAMIGAARGYRVKLVIPACASLERIRILEAFGAEVELTPAESGTDGAIRRARELMERRPAEYCLLNQFANGENVRAHRETTGPELLSQSGGEIDAVVAGLGTTGTIMGLAEFFKDNKSGTRIIGVEPEKGHAIQGLKNMEEAEVPAIFNESLLDLRLTVNDEDAYGTARSLVLREGIFAGMSSGAALSAALELARDMRSGTIAVILPDRGDRYLSTTLFRSICGKCPP; encoded by the coding sequence ATGCACATCTTGGAAACCATCGGCAACACCCCTCTCGTGGAGTTGCGACATCTCAACCCCCGGAAGAACCGGGTCCGCATTATGGCCAAGCTGGAAGGGCACAATCCCGGCGGCTCGATCAAGGACCGCGCCGCCCTCTACATGATCCGCGCCGCCGAAAAAGCGGGACGGCCGGCCGGATCGCAGACCCTCCTGGAAGCGACGTCGGGCAACACCGGAATCGCCCTGGCCATGATCGGGGCGGCCCGGGGCTACCGGGTCAAGCTCGTCATTCCGGCCTGCGCCAGCCTGGAACGGATCCGCATTCTCGAGGCCTTCGGCGCCGAAGTCGAGTTGACTCCCGCGGAATCCGGGACGGACGGAGCCATCCGCCGGGCCCGGGAGCTCATGGAACGCCGTCCGGCGGAATATTGCCTGCTGAACCAGTTCGCCAACGGCGAAAACGTCCGCGCCCACCGCGAAACGACGGGGCCGGAGCTTCTCTCGCAAAGCGGTGGAGAGATCGACGCGGTCGTCGCCGGGTTGGGAACGACGGGAACGATCATGGGACTGGCCGAGTTTTTCAAGGATAACAAGTCCGGAACCCGCATCATCGGCGTCGAGCCGGAAAAGGGGCACGCGATCCAGGGATTGAAGAACATGGAGGAGGCCGAGGTCCCGGCGATCTTCAACGAAAGTCTGCTCGACCTTCGCCTGACGGTCAACGACGAGGACGCCTACGGCACCGCCCGGTCGCTCGTACTGCGGGAGGGAATTTTCGCCGGCATGTCGAGCGGGGCCGCCCTGTCCGCCGCCCTCGAACTCGCCCGGGACATGCGCTCCGGAACCATCGCCGTCATCCTCCCCGACCGCGGCGACCGCTATCTCAGCACGACGCTCTTCCGATCGATCTGCGGGAA